A section of the Gloeobacter violaceus PCC 7421 genome encodes:
- the murI gene encoding glutamate racemase — protein sequence MVLGLFDSGLGGLTVLREIARRLPAQPVIYFADTARLPYGSRTPAEICRYVREILHWFEQQGVQRVLMACNTSSALALPVVASEYALKVGGLIAPAARAAARRGRRIGVIATAATVQSHAYTRAIQALTPRAQVWEVACPEFVPLVEGGRLLGEEVRSVARRYLAPLVEQRIDTLVYGCTHYPYLAPVIGDLLPASVRCVDPAVAAVAELAAALPPSRRLETRAACHFFVSGDPVRFAQAAYPWLDYYPQVQAVALPPLPAAQTN from the coding sequence ATGGTTTTGGGCCTATTTGACAGCGGGCTGGGTGGTCTGACGGTGCTGCGGGAAATCGCCCGTAGGCTGCCCGCACAGCCGGTGATCTACTTTGCCGACACGGCCCGCCTGCCCTACGGCTCTCGCACCCCGGCCGAAATCTGCCGGTACGTGCGCGAGATCTTGCACTGGTTCGAACAGCAGGGAGTCCAGCGCGTGCTGATGGCCTGCAACACCAGTTCGGCCCTCGCGTTGCCGGTGGTCGCGTCGGAATATGCCCTGAAAGTCGGTGGGCTAATCGCCCCGGCCGCCCGCGCCGCCGCCCGCCGAGGCCGGCGCATCGGTGTGATCGCCACCGCCGCCACGGTTCAAAGCCATGCCTACACCCGCGCCATCCAGGCGCTCACCCCCCGGGCGCAAGTATGGGAAGTTGCCTGCCCAGAATTTGTGCCGCTCGTCGAAGGCGGCCGGCTGCTGGGCGAGGAGGTGCGCTCGGTGGCCCGCCGCTACCTGGCGCCGCTGGTAGAACAGCGCATCGACACCCTCGTCTATGGCTGCACCCACTATCCGTACCTGGCTCCGGTGATTGGCGATCTGCTCCCGGCCAGTGTGCGGTGCGTCGACCCGGCGGTGGCGGCGGTGGCCGAACTGGCGGCGGCACTGCCGCCCTCACGGCGGTTGGAGACCCGGGCTGCCTGTCACTTTTTCGTCTCCGGCGATCCGGTGCGCTTTGCGCAGGCGGCCTACCCCTGGCTCGACTACTATCCGCAGGTGCAGGCGGTCGCCCTGCCGCCGCTGCCGGCCGCTCAGACAAACTAG
- the smpB gene encoding SsrA-binding protein SmpB, translating into MAGEKTRKILVDNRKARFEYEILETYSAGLALLGTEVKAIRAGRANLNDAFARIHHGEVLLYNMNISPLQTAGAFAHDPLRTRKLLLKRREIHKLTGRVEEKGLTLIPLKLYLEGSWVKLDLGLARGKKLYDKREDIKKRETKRDIERAMRR; encoded by the coding sequence ATGGCCGGCGAGAAGACCCGCAAAATACTAGTCGACAACCGCAAGGCCCGCTTCGAGTACGAGATTCTGGAGACCTATTCAGCGGGGCTCGCCCTGTTGGGTACCGAGGTCAAGGCGATCCGCGCCGGCCGGGCGAACCTGAACGACGCCTTCGCCCGAATCCACCACGGCGAGGTGCTTTTGTACAACATGAATATCTCGCCGTTGCAGACCGCCGGTGCCTTCGCCCACGATCCGCTGCGCACCCGCAAACTGCTGCTCAAACGCCGCGAAATCCACAAACTGACCGGCCGGGTCGAGGAAAAAGGTCTGACCCTGATTCCCCTCAAGCTCTATCTCGAAGGCAGTTGGGTAAAACTTGACCTCGGCCTCGCCCGGGGCAAAAAGCTCTACGACAAGCGCGAAGACATCAAAAAACGGGAGACCAAGCGCGACATCGAGCGGGCCATGCGGCGCTGA
- a CDS encoding transglycosylase domain-containing protein, translating to MTTETNPSANVQHPRKSPVNWRLVGWILMALALSVGALATGALVGLALSFRNLPEVQQLKAYVPTGATRITDINGQPIAIIRSEYNRKVVPLGQISKHLQRAVLAIEDDRFYEHPGIRIDTLARAALANFQEGRTVQGGSTITQQLIKNLFLTPERSLERKVAEAVLALRIEQAFGKDQILEMYLNQVYWGNNRYGIETASRAYFNKPAKSLNLAESAMLAGMLRAPEIYSPQRNRAKTVERQRVVIARMLELGWITQAEADQARSSALVFKGGDADFMITRAPYFSSYVVRELIRKYGRDAVLKGGLRVQTSIDLKIQKLAEQTVARAAKNIRYRRAEQLALVAMDPRTGYIKAMVGGVDYQKSQYNRASQASRQPGSTFKPFVYYAALATGRYTPETPITDSPACFGGYCPKNYDLRYSGGMSLRQAMAVSRNVPVVKLANTIGMNQVILAARRAGITAPLQPNLATSIGAGGISPLELARGFSAFANGGYRVDATAILQVTDQQGNILEQNLPVRERTLKSAPVKMINSMMMSVVSGGTGTRAQLPDGRPVAGKTGTTQDFRDAWFVGYVPQLVSVVWIGNDDYRRPMARSTAGGTYVAPIWRSFMASALRGQPVLPFPGFEPSEKPADAKGKGAQLDEAAAEAKPKPRRRRRRRPAPETDAPQPREAALPLKAAEPAPAEPAPADP from the coding sequence TTGACTACGGAAACGAATCCTTCCGCCAATGTGCAGCACCCACGCAAGTCGCCTGTGAACTGGCGCCTGGTGGGTTGGATATTGATGGCCCTGGCACTGTCGGTCGGAGCGCTCGCCACCGGCGCGCTGGTGGGTCTGGCTTTGAGCTTCCGCAACCTGCCCGAGGTGCAGCAGTTGAAGGCGTACGTGCCCACCGGCGCCACCCGCATCACCGACATCAACGGCCAACCGATCGCGATTATCCGCAGCGAGTACAACCGCAAGGTGGTCCCCCTGGGACAGATTTCCAAGCACCTGCAGCGGGCGGTGCTCGCCATCGAGGACGACCGCTTCTACGAACACCCCGGCATCCGCATCGACACTCTGGCGCGCGCCGCCCTCGCCAACTTTCAGGAGGGCCGCACCGTCCAGGGCGGTTCGACCATCACCCAGCAGCTCATCAAGAATTTGTTTTTGACCCCCGAGCGCTCGTTGGAGCGCAAAGTGGCCGAGGCGGTCCTCGCGCTGCGCATCGAGCAGGCCTTCGGCAAAGACCAGATCCTGGAGATGTACCTCAATCAGGTCTACTGGGGCAACAACCGCTACGGCATCGAGACCGCGAGCCGCGCCTACTTCAACAAACCCGCCAAGAGCCTCAACCTTGCCGAATCGGCGATGCTCGCCGGTATGCTGCGCGCCCCCGAAATCTATTCGCCCCAGCGCAACCGCGCAAAGACCGTCGAGCGCCAGCGGGTGGTGATCGCCCGGATGCTGGAGTTGGGCTGGATCACCCAGGCGGAAGCCGACCAAGCCCGCTCGAGCGCTCTGGTCTTCAAAGGTGGCGACGCCGATTTTATGATCACCCGGGCGCCCTACTTCTCCAGTTACGTCGTGCGCGAATTGATCCGCAAGTACGGGCGCGACGCCGTGCTCAAGGGCGGCCTGCGGGTGCAGACCAGCATCGACCTGAAGATCCAGAAGCTGGCGGAACAGACCGTCGCCCGGGCGGCCAAAAACATCCGCTACCGCCGGGCGGAGCAGCTGGCCCTGGTGGCGATGGACCCGCGCACCGGCTATATCAAGGCGATGGTGGGGGGCGTCGATTACCAAAAAAGCCAGTACAACCGCGCTTCCCAGGCTTCGCGCCAACCGGGTTCGACCTTCAAACCCTTCGTCTACTACGCCGCGCTTGCCACCGGCCGCTATACCCCCGAAACACCCATCACCGACTCGCCCGCCTGCTTCGGCGGCTACTGCCCCAAAAACTACGACCTGCGCTACTCCGGCGGGATGTCTTTGCGGCAGGCCATGGCCGTCTCGCGCAACGTTCCGGTCGTCAAGCTCGCCAACACCATCGGCATGAATCAGGTGATCCTGGCGGCCCGCCGCGCCGGGATCACCGCCCCCCTGCAGCCCAACCTCGCCACCTCAATCGGCGCCGGCGGCATCTCGCCGCTGGAATTGGCGCGCGGCTTCTCGGCCTTCGCCAACGGCGGTTACCGCGTCGATGCCACCGCCATCCTCCAGGTCACCGACCAACAGGGCAACATCCTGGAGCAGAACCTGCCCGTGCGCGAGCGCACCCTCAAATCCGCACCGGTCAAGATGATCAATTCGATGATGATGAGCGTGGTGAGCGGCGGCACCGGTACGCGGGCGCAACTGCCCGACGGCAGGCCGGTGGCGGGCAAGACCGGCACCACCCAGGATTTTCGCGACGCCTGGTTCGTGGGCTACGTGCCCCAACTGGTGTCGGTCGTCTGGATCGGCAACGACGACTACCGCCGACCGATGGCCCGCTCGACCGCGGGCGGCACCTACGTGGCCCCCATCTGGCGCTCGTTTATGGCCTCGGCGCTGCGCGGCCAGCCGGTGCTGCCCTTCCCGGGCTTCGAGCCCAGCGAGAAACCCGCCGACGCCAAGGGCAAAGGCGCCCAACTTGACGAAGCGGCGGCAGAGGCGAAGCCCAAACCGCGCCGCCGCCGTCGCCGCCGCCCCGCCCCCGAAACGGACGCTCCCCAGCCACGGGAAGCAGCCCTTCCCCTCAAAGCCGCCGAGCCGGCCCCGGCGGAGCCCGCTCCAGCCGATCCCTAA
- a CDS encoding DsbA family protein, whose protein sequence is MHRRSIAVLLAGLLVAPGAIAAEPAAVPPADLEKQVLEIIQRHPEVVYNALRAYQSQAVRAQRRAEWQRQLENPVKVDLQGAPTLGPADAALTLVEFSDFQCPYCSRAQSTVKALLEKYKGRIRLVYLHLPLPVHSQAKAAALAAFAAGEQGKFFAYHDRLFALGEQLVPESFEQIARELNLDVARFNRDRESPQALARLEADLAQARRLELDATPSFVLNGIVLKGALPIEEFEEAIKLLQSKSG, encoded by the coding sequence ATGCATCGCCGATCGATTGCGGTTTTGCTGGCCGGCTTGCTCGTCGCCCCAGGCGCGATTGCCGCCGAGCCTGCCGCCGTACCCCCAGCCGACCTTGAAAAACAGGTGCTCGAAATCATCCAGCGCCACCCCGAAGTGGTATACAACGCTCTGCGGGCCTACCAGAGCCAGGCCGTCCGCGCCCAACGCCGCGCCGAGTGGCAGCGACAGCTTGAAAACCCCGTCAAAGTCGACCTCCAGGGTGCCCCCACCCTCGGTCCGGCGGATGCCGCGTTGACGCTGGTCGAATTTTCTGATTTTCAATGCCCCTACTGCAGCCGGGCCCAATCGACCGTCAAGGCTCTGCTTGAAAAGTACAAAGGCCGCATTCGGCTCGTCTACCTGCACCTGCCGCTGCCTGTCCATTCCCAGGCCAAAGCCGCCGCCCTTGCGGCCTTCGCCGCGGGTGAGCAGGGCAAATTCTTCGCGTACCACGATCGGCTGTTCGCCCTGGGCGAGCAACTGGTGCCTGAGAGTTTCGAGCAGATCGCCCGGGAGTTGAACCTTGATGTCGCCCGCTTCAACCGCGACCGCGAGAGCCCCCAGGCCCTGGCCCGCCTCGAAGCGGACCTCGCCCAGGCCCGCCGGCTCGAACTCGACGCCACGCCGAGCTTTGTGCTCAACGGCATCGTACTCAAGGGCGCTTTGCCCATCGAAGAATTCGAAGAAGCGATCAAACTGCTCCAGTCCAAATCCGGCTAG
- a CDS encoding tetracycline resistance MFS efflux pump, with the protein MPKPSPLLFVLLTVFIDLAGGSLLVPVLPYLVERFRSDALTIGLLSSVFSVAQFLATPVLGSLSDRFGRRPVLIACVFGTAVSYFLFALAGNLWLMFVARIIAGATGGVIATAQAYIADVTPPEKRTQAFGLIGAAFGLGFILGPALGGALLTIDLNAPVYCAGFLALANTVLGYFTLAESLPPERRRAVGWQELNPLGQLVRLALDTKIRGLLAGFFTFNAVFAGFTSIFALSIRDRFGWGPQLVVWLFVFIGVIATVVQGGLIRKLVPRFGEARLALWGLALVALAFGLVAAIPSGDWLYLTQAVLALGVGLATPSLRGLISNSVADNEQGRVLGGSQSLVSLAQVIGPLAASVCYDYLGRLVPFWGGALVMLAAVGFVYANLRRQQSAPSPFK; encoded by the coding sequence GTGCCCAAGCCATCACCTTTGTTGTTCGTGCTGTTGACGGTCTTTATCGATCTGGCCGGGGGCAGCTTGCTGGTGCCGGTGCTGCCCTATCTGGTGGAGCGCTTCCGATCCGACGCCCTCACCATCGGTCTGCTCTCCTCGGTGTTCTCGGTGGCCCAGTTTCTGGCCACCCCGGTTCTGGGCAGTCTCTCCGACCGCTTCGGACGACGGCCGGTGCTGATTGCCTGCGTGTTCGGCACCGCGGTCAGTTATTTTCTGTTTGCCCTGGCGGGCAATTTGTGGCTGATGTTTGTGGCGCGGATCATTGCGGGAGCCACCGGCGGGGTGATCGCCACCGCCCAGGCCTATATCGCCGATGTCACTCCCCCCGAGAAGCGCACCCAGGCGTTCGGCCTGATCGGGGCGGCCTTTGGTCTCGGGTTCATCCTGGGACCGGCCCTGGGAGGAGCGTTGCTGACCATCGATCTCAACGCACCGGTTTACTGCGCTGGGTTCCTGGCTCTGGCCAATACGGTATTGGGATATTTCACTTTGGCCGAATCGCTGCCGCCTGAGCGGCGCCGGGCCGTGGGCTGGCAGGAACTCAATCCGCTCGGGCAACTGGTGCGGCTGGCGCTCGACACCAAGATCCGCGGTTTGCTGGCCGGTTTTTTTACCTTCAACGCGGTCTTTGCCGGTTTTACGAGCATCTTTGCGCTGTCGATCCGCGATCGCTTCGGCTGGGGACCGCAACTGGTGGTCTGGCTGTTCGTCTTCATCGGGGTGATCGCCACCGTCGTCCAGGGCGGGCTTATCCGCAAGCTGGTGCCGCGCTTCGGCGAAGCGCGCCTGGCGCTGTGGGGGTTGGCGCTGGTGGCGTTGGCCTTTGGGCTGGTGGCGGCCATTCCCTCGGGAGACTGGCTCTACCTCACCCAGGCGGTGCTGGCTCTGGGGGTGGGGCTGGCCACCCCGTCGCTGCGCGGACTGATTTCCAACAGTGTCGCCGACAACGAGCAGGGCCGCGTGCTGGGGGGCAGCCAATCGCTGGTGAGCCTGGCGCAGGTGATCGGCCCCCTGGCTGCGAGTGTCTGCTACGACTACCTGGGGCGGCTGGTGCCCTTCTGGGGCGGCGCGCTGGTGATGCTCGCGGCGGTGGGTTTTGTCTATGCCAACTTGCGGCG
- a CDS encoding ATP-binding protein, translated as MTEISNSLRAEKDMQAARKRIAQLEETCRQLQSDLARTNGKASVQVTGVLEESWRSLVQYVPDTIAAVDRRGCILFANRALSGLCLERMIGQNLGDYLLPEHAERMGEVFARVTATGEAESCEVAAPDDHGRVFWYRASVGPVAHQGQLTSLIAVFSDITERKRSEEAFAALLQREQGLHRAIEHSERRHRFLARASVVLSSSLDAETTFADLARLVVPQVADGFAVDLVEPDGALRCLVLARADAEKVGWARRLREREPSDPAAAWGSAQVIRTGCPQLYSAFSEALLSACAGSPEHLELLRGGSYRSAMVVPLVARGQTLGTLTFVLAESDRRYGPSDLSLAEDLAGRAALAFDNARLYAAEQRERNRAEVANRAKDEFLATVSHELRTPLNSILGFTQLLRRHAGDPERLAVALDAIERNAKAQARLTEDLLDVSRIITGKLKLTIQPVRVNALVDAAIETMRTAAEAKNIALSAIYPEAPCTLQADSNRLQQVIWNLLSNAIKFTPVGGRIRVSVERRAGQVHIAVADSGMGIAAEFLPFVFDRFRQADSSSTRTFGGLGLGLAIVRHLVELHGGSVEAHSAGPNQGATFVVSLPLAP; from the coding sequence ATGACAGAGATCAGCAACTCCCTGCGGGCGGAAAAGGACATGCAAGCGGCCCGCAAGCGCATTGCCCAACTCGAAGAAACCTGCAGACAGCTCCAATCGGACCTGGCCAGGACCAACGGCAAAGCGTCCGTCCAGGTGACCGGCGTCCTCGAAGAAAGCTGGCGTTCGCTGGTCCAGTACGTGCCGGATACGATCGCCGCCGTCGATCGACGGGGATGTATCTTGTTTGCCAATCGCGCCCTGTCCGGTCTTTGTCTTGAGCGGATGATCGGACAGAATCTGGGCGATTACTTGCTGCCGGAGCATGCCGAGCGGATGGGCGAGGTTTTTGCCCGGGTCACAGCCACCGGCGAGGCCGAAAGCTGTGAGGTGGCCGCACCCGATGACCACGGCCGGGTGTTCTGGTACCGGGCCAGCGTCGGGCCGGTAGCCCACCAAGGGCAACTCACCTCGTTGATCGCCGTCTTCAGCGACATCACCGAGCGCAAGCGCTCCGAGGAAGCGTTCGCCGCCCTGTTGCAGCGCGAGCAGGGACTGCACCGGGCCATCGAGCACAGCGAGCGCCGCCACCGCTTTTTGGCGCGGGCGAGTGTGGTGCTGTCCAGTTCCCTCGATGCGGAGACCACCTTTGCCGACCTTGCGCGGCTGGTGGTTCCCCAGGTGGCCGATGGGTTCGCCGTCGATCTGGTCGAGCCGGACGGGGCGTTGCGCTGTCTGGTCCTTGCCCGCGCCGATGCCGAGAAGGTGGGCTGGGCGCGTCGGCTGCGCGAACGCGAGCCGAGCGATCCGGCCGCGGCCTGGGGCAGCGCCCAGGTAATTCGCACCGGTTGTCCGCAACTGTACTCTGCATTCTCCGAGGCACTGCTGTCCGCCTGCGCCGGCAGCCCGGAACACCTGGAGCTGCTGCGCGGGGGAAGCTATCGCTCGGCGATGGTGGTGCCGCTGGTGGCGCGCGGCCAGACCCTGGGGACGCTCACCTTTGTGCTCGCGGAGTCCGACCGCCGCTACGGTCCGTCGGACCTGTCGCTGGCGGAGGATCTGGCCGGGCGCGCCGCCCTCGCCTTCGACAACGCCCGGCTCTACGCGGCTGAGCAGCGCGAGCGCAACCGGGCGGAGGTGGCCAATCGCGCCAAGGACGAATTTCTGGCGACGGTCTCCCACGAATTGCGCACCCCGCTCAATTCGATTTTGGGCTTTACGCAGTTGCTCAGGCGCCATGCGGGCGACCCTGAGCGGCTGGCCGTCGCCCTCGATGCCATCGAGCGCAACGCCAAGGCCCAGGCCCGCCTCACCGAAGATTTGCTCGATGTGTCGCGGATCATCACCGGCAAATTAAAGCTCACCATCCAGCCGGTACGGGTAAACGCCCTGGTCGATGCGGCCATCGAGACGATGCGCACCGCCGCCGAGGCCAAAAATATTGCCCTGAGCGCAATCTATCCGGAGGCTCCCTGCACCCTCCAGGCCGATTCCAACCGGTTGCAGCAGGTGATCTGGAATTTGCTTTCCAACGCCATCAAATTCACCCCCGTCGGCGGCCGGATTCGGGTGAGTGTCGAGCGTCGAGCCGGGCAGGTGCACATCGCGGTCGCCGACTCCGGCATGGGCATTGCGGCAGAGTTTTTGCCCTTCGTATTCGACCGCTTTCGCCAGGCCGACAGCTCCAGTACCCGCACCTTCGGCGGTCTGGGGCTGGGGCTCGCCATCGTCCGCCATCTGGTCGAATTGCACGGCGGCAGTGTCGAAGCCCACAGCGCCGGACCCAACCAGGGGGCGACTTTTGTGGTGTCGCTGCCGCTAGCACCTTAA